In Lacrimispora indolis DSM 755, a genomic segment contains:
- a CDS encoding GntP family permease — MVGGLSGERMMIALGIGIVILIFLVLKTKIHAFLALIMASVIIGVVGGMPLVNITLENGKTFGIVNSITTGFGGTLGSIGIIIGFGVMMGQIFERTGAAKRMAQTFLKLFGKKREEEALALTGFLVSIPIFCDSGFVILAPIAKAISRVTKKSVISLGAALAAGLVITHTLVPPTPGPLGVCGIFGVDVGKFILYGLVVAIPMTVACTFYARWIGKRLYQIPDDKEGFVRLPYQEPDYSQDFSVGFENLPSTLESFAPLFLPIILILISTVSSALGKTSGFMQVFQFLGSPIVAVGIGLVLAIFTLGRNLTREEAIKEMERGMASAGIIMLVTGGGGALGQIIKDSGLGTYMAEALAGTAVPIVILPFLISTAMRFIQGSGTVAMTTAASISAPIILAAGVNPILGALACCVGSLFFSYFNDSYFWVVNRTLGVGEVKDQIATYSITSTIAWAVGFVEVLILSIFL; from the coding sequence ATGGTAGGAGGACTTAGCGGCGAAAGAATGATGATTGCCCTTGGAATCGGCATCGTGATTCTCATATTCTTGGTACTGAAAACAAAGATCCACGCATTTTTGGCCCTGATCATGGCATCGGTCATCATCGGCGTGGTAGGGGGTATGCCTCTAGTGAACATCACCCTGGAAAACGGCAAGACCTTTGGTATTGTTAATTCCATAACAACCGGATTCGGGGGCACGCTTGGAAGTATAGGAATCATCATTGGTTTTGGGGTAATGATGGGACAGATATTTGAGAGGACCGGGGCTGCCAAGCGGATGGCCCAGACGTTTTTAAAGCTCTTTGGGAAAAAGAGGGAGGAGGAAGCTCTGGCACTTACGGGATTTCTGGTTTCCATCCCCATTTTCTGCGACTCCGGATTTGTAATTCTCGCCCCTATTGCAAAGGCCATTTCAAGGGTGACCAAAAAATCAGTGATTTCCCTGGGCGCAGCACTGGCAGCAGGGCTTGTGATCACCCACACCCTTGTGCCGCCTACTCCCGGGCCTTTGGGTGTATGCGGAATCTTTGGAGTTGACGTAGGAAAATTCATTCTTTATGGTCTTGTTGTGGCCATTCCCATGACAGTGGCCTGTACGTTTTATGCAAGATGGATCGGGAAAAGGCTTTATCAGATCCCTGACGACAAGGAAGGCTTTGTGCGCCTCCCCTATCAGGAGCCGGATTACTCCCAGGATTTTTCCGTTGGGTTTGAAAACCTGCCTTCCACACTGGAATCCTTTGCTCCTCTGTTTCTTCCCATCATCCTTATCCTGATCAGTACGGTTTCCAGCGCTTTGGGAAAGACCTCCGGCTTTATGCAGGTATTCCAGTTCCTGGGAAGCCCCATCGTAGCGGTAGGCATCGGACTTGTGCTGGCCATCTTCACCCTGGGAAGGAATTTAACCAGAGAAGAGGCGATCAAGGAAATGGAAAGAGGCATGGCATCCGCAGGAATCATCATGCTGGTGACCGGAGGAGGCGGTGCCCTGGGTCAGATCATCAAGGACAGCGGCCTTGGAACCTATATGGCGGAAGCTCTTGCAGGTACGGCGGTTCCCATCGTCATCCTTCCGTTCCTCATTTCCACAGCCATGCGTTTTATCCAGGGATCCGGCACGGTTGCCATGACAACGGCTGCCAGCATATCTGCTCCCATCATTCTGGCTGCTGGCGTGAACCCCATACTTGGAGCTTTGGCATGCTGCGTAGGCTCCCTGTTCTTCAGCTACTTTAATGACAGCTATTTCTGGGTGGTTAACCGGACCCTGGGAGTGGGAGAAGTAAAGGATCAGATCGCCACTTATTCCATCACTTCCACCATAGCATGGGCCGTTGGATTTGTTGAAGTTTTAATATTGAGTATTTTCCTGTAA
- a CDS encoding DeoR/GlpR family DNA-binding transcription regulator, producing the protein MMMAERQIKILNMIQEDGSVQVEELAKELDVSPMTIRRDLEKLQKEGLIERCHGGAVSKTEVAYADKSVKNHGQKELIAEKCVEFIREGTTVYLDAGTTTYEIAKRIMEMENMTVITNDLEIALLMKNSKAELILCGGYVQKSTGSTLGYYTTQMIEDFRFDTGFFGAAAISGEFHVLTPTTDKAFLKRQLVKQCQQSFLAVDDSKFNRQGMNRINRLADYTGIITDHEFKEQEKAALRKQGVRIISVNQEDSND; encoded by the coding sequence ATGATGATGGCGGAGAGGCAGATTAAGATTCTGAACATGATACAGGAAGATGGAAGCGTCCAGGTAGAGGAGCTGGCAAAGGAGCTTGATGTCAGTCCTATGACCATTCGCAGGGATTTGGAAAAGCTTCAGAAGGAGGGGCTGATCGAACGCTGCCACGGAGGTGCGGTGAGCAAGACTGAGGTGGCATATGCGGATAAAAGCGTGAAAAATCATGGACAAAAGGAGCTGATCGCAGAAAAATGCGTGGAATTCATCAGGGAAGGGACTACCGTATACTTAGATGCAGGAACCACCACCTACGAGATCGCAAAGCGGATCATGGAGATGGAAAACATGACAGTCATCACCAATGACTTGGAGATCGCCCTTTTGATGAAAAACAGCAAGGCAGAGCTGATCCTGTGCGGCGGTTACGTCCAGAAGTCCACGGGAAGCACCTTAGGCTATTACACCACCCAGATGATAGAGGATTTCCGGTTTGATACCGGATTTTTCGGGGCTGCAGCCATAAGCGGGGAATTCCATGTGCTGACGCCGACCACTGACAAGGCATTTTTAAAGCGCCAGCTTGTAAAGCAGTGCCAGCAGTCTTTCCTGGCTGTGGATGATTCAAAATTCAACCGCCAGGGGATGAACCGGATCAACCGTCTGGCAGATTATACAGGGATTATAACGGATCATGAATTTAAAGAACAGGAAAAGGCTGCCCTTCGAAAGCAGGGGGTGCGGATCATTTCTGTCAATCAGGAGGATTCCAATGATTGA
- the pdxA gene encoding 4-hydroxythreonine-4-phosphate dehydrogenase PdxA has translation MSKPLIVIPIGDPAGIGPEIVAKALAERGVFEAARCIAVGDRKIMEQAIRITGTDLRIKTVKEPEEGEFEEGILNLIDLDNVDMDRFAFGEVSGMCGRAAYEYIEESVRLANEGRADAVATTPINKEALKAGDIHFIGHTEIFSALTETEDPLTMFETNGLRVFFLTRHVSLRKMLDMVTKERIKDYVKRCLEALKRLGVEEGTMAVAGLNPHCGEHGLFGDEEVNEIIPAVLELQEEGYPVTGPIGADSVFHQAAQGRFNSVLSLYHDQGHIATKTLDFDRTIAVTNGMPILRTSVDHGTAFDIAGTGKASAVSMVEAVLLAAKYSPRFKKA, from the coding sequence ATGAGCAAACCATTAATCGTAATACCAATAGGAGATCCGGCGGGCATTGGCCCGGAGATCGTGGCAAAGGCGCTGGCAGAGCGGGGAGTCTTTGAGGCTGCCAGATGCATTGCAGTAGGAGACAGAAAAATCATGGAGCAGGCCATCAGGATCACTGGGACTGACTTAAGGATTAAGACGGTAAAGGAGCCGGAGGAAGGGGAATTTGAGGAAGGGATATTAAACCTCATTGATCTGGATAACGTGGACATGGACCGGTTTGCCTTTGGAGAGGTAAGCGGCATGTGCGGCAGGGCTGCCTATGAATACATTGAGGAAAGCGTCAGGCTGGCAAACGAGGGCAGGGCGGATGCGGTGGCTACCACTCCCATCAACAAGGAGGCATTAAAGGCAGGAGACATTCACTTCATCGGCCATACGGAGATATTCAGCGCCCTGACGGAAACTGAGGATCCGCTCACCATGTTTGAGACCAATGGGCTGAGGGTCTTTTTCCTCACCAGGCATGTTTCCTTAAGAAAGATGCTGGATATGGTGACAAAGGAGCGGATCAAGGATTATGTAAAGCGCTGCCTTGAAGCACTTAAACGGCTGGGGGTTGAGGAGGGAACCATGGCAGTAGCCGGGCTTAATCCTCACTGCGGGGAACACGGCCTATTTGGTGATGAAGAGGTGAATGAGATCATTCCTGCCGTACTGGAATTACAGGAAGAGGGATATCCGGTAACAGGCCCTATCGGGGCGGATTCCGTATTCCATCAGGCGGCTCAGGGGCGGTTTAACAGCGTGCTTTCCCTGTATCATGACCAGGGTCATATTGCAACAAAGACCCTGGATTTTGACCGCACCATTGCCGTCACCAACGGGATGCCCATTCTGCGCACTTCCGTGGACCATGGCACGGCCTTTGACATCGCCGGAACCGGCAAGGCAAGCGCTGTCAGCATGGTGGAGGCTGTTTTACTTGCAGCAAAGTATTCCCCTCGCTTTAAAAAGGCGTAA